The Panicum virgatum strain AP13 chromosome 5K, P.virgatum_v5, whole genome shotgun sequence genome has a window encoding:
- the LOC120710707 gene encoding late embryogenesis abundant protein 14-like produces MASRQEQASYHAGETKARAEEKAGQVMGAAQEKGREAKSMASGAADRAVGRGHDAREATREKAREAADRTMGVGRDAAGATRDKAYRAKDAASDAAGRAAEATRDTACEAKDKAAGGAQQAGGYVAQTAEAAKQKAAGAAQYAKETVVAGKDKTGALLQQAGETVMNTAAGAKDKVVSTAVGAKDAVMNSLGMAGENDDGTTTNPGKDTSTYKPGRDY; encoded by the exons ATGGCTTCTCGTCAGGAGCAGGCTAGCTACCACGCCGGCGAGACCAAGGCCCGTGCCGAG GAGAAGGCGGGGCAGGTGATGGGCGCGGCGCAGGAGAAAGGGCGGGAGGCCAAGTCCATGGCGTCCGGCGCCGCCGACCGCGCCGTGGGCAGGGGCCACGACGCCAGGGAGGCCACCAGGGAGAAGGCGCGCGAGGCCGCGGACCGCACCATGGGGGTGGGCCGCGACGCCGCGGGGGCGACCAGGGACAAGGCCTACCGGGCCAAGGACGCGGCCTCCGACGCCGCGGGCCGCGCCGCGGAGGCCACCAGGGACACGGCCTGCGAGGCCAAGGACaaagcggccggcggcgcgcagcagGCCGGGGGATACGTCGCGCAGACGGCCGAGGCCGCCAAGCAGAAGGCGGCGGGCGCCGCGCAGTACGCCAAGGAGACCGTGGTGGCTGGCAAGGACAAGACCGGTGCCCTCCTGCAGCAG GCAGGGGAGACGGTGATGAACACGGCGGCGGGGGCCAAGGACAAGGTGGTGAGCACCGCCGTGGGGGCCAAGGACGCCGTGATGAACTCGCTCGGGATGGCCGGGGAGAACGACGACGGCACCACCACCAATCCCGGCAAGGACACCAGTACCTACAAGCCTGGAAGGGACTACTAA